A genomic region of Aureimonas populi contains the following coding sequences:
- the gndA gene encoding NADP-dependent phosphogluconate dehydrogenase — protein MTSEQAEIGVVGLGTMGANLALNIAEKGFVTAGYNRTHEKAFELAEEARGFGGTIVPAKTLEEFVAALKAPRVIVLMVPAGTIVDDQIAALRPLLSDGDIVVDAGNADFNDTVRRTRELEGSGLHFVGIGVSGGELGARHGPSIMAGGPAEIYPRLQPILEAISAKYEGSPCVAHLGTDGAGHFVKTIHNGIEYADMQMIAEIYGIMRDGLGLEAGAMADIFAEWNKGGLSSYLVEITAVNLAEKDPETGQPLVDLITDEAGQKGTGRWAVIEAQKLGAGATTLEAAVSARGVSSRRGERARAAEAYAGLAATSGQFSGDKAGIAELEQALETAKIIAYAQGFAVMDAASKEFGWNLPLGEIARIWRAGCIIRSRFLDDIASVTDSGETVNLLVAPDFVSRVSAGEGALRKVVAKAALSGLPVPALSAALAYFDDYRRARGTTNLTQAQRDLFGAHTFHRLDREGTFHHRWPAV, from the coding sequence ATGACAAGCGAACAGGCCGAGATCGGCGTCGTGGGCCTCGGGACGATGGGGGCCAACCTCGCCCTCAACATCGCCGAGAAGGGTTTCGTCACGGCCGGCTACAACCGCACGCATGAAAAGGCGTTCGAGCTGGCGGAGGAGGCCAGGGGTTTCGGCGGCACCATCGTGCCCGCCAAGACGCTGGAGGAATTCGTCGCCGCCCTCAAGGCCCCGCGCGTCATCGTGCTGATGGTGCCGGCCGGCACCATCGTGGACGACCAGATCGCCGCGCTGCGCCCGCTCCTGTCGGACGGGGACATCGTGGTGGATGCCGGCAATGCCGACTTCAACGACACGGTGCGCCGCACGCGGGAGCTGGAAGGCTCGGGGCTGCATTTCGTGGGCATCGGCGTTTCGGGCGGGGAACTGGGCGCGCGCCACGGCCCCTCGATCATGGCCGGCGGGCCGGCCGAGATCTATCCGCGCCTCCAGCCCATCCTCGAGGCCATCTCGGCCAAATACGAGGGCAGCCCCTGCGTGGCGCATCTGGGCACCGACGGCGCCGGCCATTTCGTCAAGACCATTCACAACGGCATCGAATATGCCGACATGCAGATGATCGCCGAGATCTACGGCATCATGCGCGACGGGCTGGGCCTCGAGGCCGGCGCGATGGCGGACATCTTCGCCGAATGGAACAAGGGGGGCCTGTCCTCCTATCTCGTCGAGATCACGGCCGTGAACCTCGCCGAGAAGGACCCCGAGACGGGCCAGCCGCTGGTCGACCTCATCACCGACGAGGCCGGGCAGAAGGGCACGGGCCGCTGGGCGGTGATCGAGGCGCAGAAGCTGGGGGCCGGGGCCACCACGCTGGAGGCGGCCGTCTCGGCGCGCGGCGTCTCCTCGCGCCGCGGGGAACGGGCAAGGGCGGCCGAGGCCTATGCGGGGCTGGCGGCCACGAGCGGGCAGTTCTCCGGCGACAAGGCCGGCATCGCCGAGCTGGAACAGGCGCTGGAGACGGCCAAGATCATCGCCTATGCGCAGGGCTTCGCGGTGATGGATGCGGCCTCCAAGGAGTTCGGCTGGAACCTGCCGCTCGGCGAGATCGCGCGCATCTGGCGCGCCGGCTGCATCATCCGCTCCCGCTTCCTGGACGACATCGCCTCCGTCACCGACAGCGGGGAGACGGTGAACCTGCTCGTCGCGCCGGATTTCGTCTCGCGCGTCTCGGCCGGCGAGGGGGCCCTGCGCAAGGTGGTGGCCAAGGCGGCGCTCTCCGGCCTGCCGGTGCCGGCGCTCTCGGCCGCGCTGGCCTATTTCGACGATTATCGCCGCGCGCGCGGCACCACCAACCTGACGCAGGCGCAGCGCGACCTCTTCGGCGCGCACACCTTCCACCGGCTCGACAGGGAGGGCACCTTCCATCACCGCTGGCCGGCGGTGTGA
- a CDS encoding pseudouridine synthase gives MKAATSRLDKLLANMGYASRREIQMLARNGRIRLDGQPVRSAEERVKLTPDLETRLDVDGEALDPLPGFVLMLNKPLGTTCSRKEAGPLVYDLLPPRWRVREPAISTVGRLDKETSGLLLMTDDGALLHRIISPKHHVPKRYRARLARPMRGDEAGVFSAGTLMLEGEDKPLKPAELDIVSAREALLTVHEGRYHQVRRMFAALGNHVEALHREAVGGLCLPGDLAPGAHRRLTGGEVEAIFAG, from the coding sequence ATGAAGGCCGCGACGTCCCGGCTCGACAAGCTCCTGGCCAATATGGGCTATGCCTCGCGGCGCGAGATCCAGATGCTGGCCAGGAACGGCCGCATCCGCCTCGACGGGCAGCCGGTGCGCTCGGCCGAGGAGCGCGTGAAGTTGACGCCCGATCTCGAGACGCGCCTGGATGTGGACGGCGAGGCCCTGGACCCGCTGCCGGGCTTCGTCCTCATGCTTAACAAGCCGCTCGGCACCACCTGTTCGCGCAAGGAGGCCGGCCCCCTGGTCTACGATCTCCTGCCGCCGCGCTGGCGGGTGCGCGAGCCGGCCATCTCCACCGTCGGGCGCCTGGACAAGGAAACCTCAGGCCTTCTCCTGATGACGGATGACGGCGCCCTCCTGCACCGCATCATCTCGCCGAAGCACCATGTGCCCAAGCGTTACCGCGCGCGCCTGGCGCGGCCGATGCGCGGCGACGAGGCGGGCGTCTTCTCCGCCGGCACGCTGATGCTGGAGGGGGAGGACAAGCCCTTGAAGCCCGCCGAACTGGACATCGTGTCGGCGCGCGAGGCGCTTCTGACCGTCCATGAGGGGCGCTATCATCAGGTGCGGCGCATGTTCGCCGCCCTCGGCAACCATGTCGAGGCTCTGCACCGCGAGGCTGTGGGCGGGCTCTGCCTGCCGGGCGACCTCGCGCCGGGGGCTCACAGGCGCCTGACGGGGGGCGAAGTGGAGGCGATCTTCGCGGGTTGA
- a CDS encoding OmpW/AlkL family protein, giving the protein MLKKTMGAMGALIAALPAGQALAADIYPVADTGLYAPAPVETRSPWQIRVRALGIVTDDNGTVNVAGTGTPFLPGDGLLQTTDSLVPELDITYYFTPNIAAELILGTTRSTVKADGDLAAAGIGDIGKTWILPPTLTLQYHFTDFGAFKPYVGAGVNYTIFYEQKSADGFSALDIDNTFGWALQAGFDYMLDEHWGINFDVKKLFLRPDWTVVAGDTQLQGETKLDPWLIGAGVTYRF; this is encoded by the coding sequence ATGTTGAAGAAGACGATGGGTGCCATGGGCGCGCTGATCGCGGCACTTCCGGCCGGCCAGGCACTGGCCGCCGATATCTATCCCGTGGCGGATACGGGCCTCTACGCCCCGGCCCCGGTCGAGACCCGCAGCCCGTGGCAGATCCGCGTGCGCGCCCTCGGCATCGTCACGGACGACAACGGCACCGTGAATGTCGCCGGCACCGGCACACCGTTCCTGCCCGGTGACGGCCTGCTCCAGACCACCGACTCGCTCGTTCCCGAGCTCGACATCACCTACTATTTCACGCCCAACATCGCCGCCGAGCTTATTCTGGGCACGACGCGCTCCACCGTGAAGGCCGATGGCGACCTTGCGGCGGCGGGGATCGGCGATATCGGCAAGACGTGGATTCTGCCGCCCACGCTCACGCTCCAGTACCATTTCACCGATTTCGGGGCGTTCAAGCCCTATGTGGGCGCGGGCGTGAACTACACGATCTTCTACGAGCAGAAGTCGGCCGACGGCTTTTCCGCGCTCGACATCGACAACACGTTCGGCTGGGCGCTGCAAGCCGGCTTCGACTACATGCTCGACGAGCATTGGGGCATCAATTTCGACGTCAAGAAGCTGTTCCTGCGCCCCGACTGGACGGTGGTCGCGGGAGACACCCAGCTTCAGGGCGAAACGAAGCTCGATCCGTGGCTGATCGGCGCGGGCGTGACCTACCGGTTCTGA